In the Drosophila takahashii strain IR98-3 E-12201 chromosome 3R, DtakHiC1v2, whole genome shotgun sequence genome, one interval contains:
- the Ets98B gene encoding DNA-binding protein D-ETS-4 isoform X2: protein MPHSPQLKPHQFQAQTPPDQYSAYADNFDLSLLPQESSAPAPIPTTVFQYNAPQIKIECAWESQPLQQQQPTAPYTIPSSHQLIPPPAYPHSAYPSPQSSPLQSEFAAYGFGRYGGSYDSLNSPSPSLEAVSIKQELHILPPSPPESNCETPSPRSSCGESIKAEPLDADIESLIDLNSLLQQQNLQDTKPDHQLLRECLEDTSFQKRHNLKPLALESFIGGLAEVRGDFEPVISLALEHAKREADAICAELQISQDPNGWSPAQVHAWLRSTLAQFRLPPVADLELHFCEDGAALTLLSEEEFVRRLPESGSTLHAQLEIWKMAYADQPHQNQLDQPHSHSQSAAADLWPASYAMPNLDLDYNEDSEDDDDMDADAVVVTPLTSSSTSPPATATPSNGGTATAKRPNGGRTGGGGSHIHLWQFLKELLANPQVNGTAIRWIDRSKGIFKIEDSVRVAKLWGRRKNRPAMNYDKLSRSIRQYYKKGIMKKTERSQRLVYQFCHPYRQ from the exons ATGCCGCACAGTCCGCAGCTGAAGCCACACCAGTTCCAGGCCCAGACGCCGCCGGATCAGTACTCAGCCTATGCGGACAACTTTGACCTGTCGCTGCTGCCGCAGGAGTCATCAGCCCCCGCCCCCATTCCCACCACCGTCTTCCAGTACAACGCCCCCCAGATCAAGATCGAGTGCGCCTGGGAGAGTCagccgctgcagcagcagcaacccaCGGCTCCGTATACCATCCCCTCCAGCCACCAGCTGATCCCGCCGCCCGCCTACCCCCACAGTGCCTACCCCTCGCCGCAGTCCAGTCCGCTGCAGTCGGAGTTCGCGGCCTACGGATTTGGGAGATACGGAGGCAGCTACGATAGCCTAAACAGCCCTTCGCCCTCCCTGGAGGCGGTGAGCATCAAGCAGGAGCTGCATATTCTGCCACCCTCGCCACCGGAATCCAACTGCGAAACACCCTCGCCGCGCTCCTCCTGCGGCGAGAGCATCAAGGCGGAGCCCCTGGATGCGGACATCGAGAGCCTCATCGACCTGAACtccctgctgcagcagcagaatcTCCAGGACACCAAGCCGGATCATCAGCTGCTGAGGGAGTGCCTCGAGGACACCAGCTTCCAGAAGCGACACAACCTGAAGCCACTGGCTCTGGAATCCTTCATCGGTGGCTTGGCCGAGGTGCGCGGTGATTTCGAGCCCGTCATTTCGCTGGCTCTGGAGCATGCCAAACGAGAGGCGGACGCCATTTGCGCGGAGCTGCAGATATCGCAGG ATCCCAATGGCTGGTCGCCCGCCCAAGTACACGCATGGCTACGATCCACCTTGGCCCAATTCCGATTGCCACCGGTGGCCGATTTGGAGCTGCACTTCTGCGAAGATGGGGCCGCTCTGACATTACTCAGCGAGGAGGAATTCGTGCGCCGACTACCAGAG AGCGGGAGCACGCTGCACGCCCAGTTGGAGATTTGGAAGATGGCCTACGCCGACCAGCCCCATCAAAATCAGCTGGATCAGccccattcgcattcgcagtCTGCTGCCGCCGATCTCTGGCCAGCCAGCTATGCGATGCCCAATTTGGACCTCGACTACAACGAGGACAGCGAAG ATGACGACGACATGGACGCAGATGCAGTGGTAGTTACACCTCTGACCAGCAGCTCCACTTCGCCGCCCGCCACAGCCACGCCCTCGAACGGCGGTACAGCCACGGCAAAACGCCCGAATGGAGGGAGGACTGGAGGAGGTGGCTCCCACATCCACCTGTGGCAGTTCCTTAAGGAGCTGCTAGCCAATCCCCAAGTAAACGGCACGGCCATCCGGTGGATCGATCGCAGCAAGGGCATCTTCAAGATCGAGGACTCGGTGCGGGTGGCCAAGTTGTGGGGTCGTCGCAAGAACCGGCCAGCGATGAACTACGACAAGCTATCTAGATCCATCAGGCAGTACTACAAGAAGGGCATCATGAAGAAGACAGAGCGGTCGCAGCGGCTGGTCTATCAGTTCTGCCATCCCTACAGGCAGTAA
- the Ets98B gene encoding DNA-binding protein D-ETS-4 isoform X1, with protein sequence MEYEKMLYMPASEMPHSPQLKPHQFQAQTPPDQYSAYADNFDLSLLPQESSAPAPIPTTVFQYNAPQIKIECAWESQPLQQQQPTAPYTIPSSHQLIPPPAYPHSAYPSPQSSPLQSEFAAYGFGRYGGSYDSLNSPSPSLEAVSIKQELHILPPSPPESNCETPSPRSSCGESIKAEPLDADIESLIDLNSLLQQQNLQDTKPDHQLLRECLEDTSFQKRHNLKPLALESFIGGLAEVRGDFEPVISLALEHAKREADAICAELQISQDPNGWSPAQVHAWLRSTLAQFRLPPVADLELHFCEDGAALTLLSEEEFVRRLPESGSTLHAQLEIWKMAYADQPHQNQLDQPHSHSQSAAADLWPASYAMPNLDLDYNEDSEDDDDMDADAVVVTPLTSSSTSPPATATPSNGGTATAKRPNGGRTGGGGSHIHLWQFLKELLANPQVNGTAIRWIDRSKGIFKIEDSVRVAKLWGRRKNRPAMNYDKLSRSIRQYYKKGIMKKTERSQRLVYQFCHPYRQ encoded by the exons ATGCCGCACAGTCCGCAGCTGAAGCCACACCAGTTCCAGGCCCAGACGCCGCCGGATCAGTACTCAGCCTATGCGGACAACTTTGACCTGTCGCTGCTGCCGCAGGAGTCATCAGCCCCCGCCCCCATTCCCACCACCGTCTTCCAGTACAACGCCCCCCAGATCAAGATCGAGTGCGCCTGGGAGAGTCagccgctgcagcagcagcaacccaCGGCTCCGTATACCATCCCCTCCAGCCACCAGCTGATCCCGCCGCCCGCCTACCCCCACAGTGCCTACCCCTCGCCGCAGTCCAGTCCGCTGCAGTCGGAGTTCGCGGCCTACGGATTTGGGAGATACGGAGGCAGCTACGATAGCCTAAACAGCCCTTCGCCCTCCCTGGAGGCGGTGAGCATCAAGCAGGAGCTGCATATTCTGCCACCCTCGCCACCGGAATCCAACTGCGAAACACCCTCGCCGCGCTCCTCCTGCGGCGAGAGCATCAAGGCGGAGCCCCTGGATGCGGACATCGAGAGCCTCATCGACCTGAACtccctgctgcagcagcagaatcTCCAGGACACCAAGCCGGATCATCAGCTGCTGAGGGAGTGCCTCGAGGACACCAGCTTCCAGAAGCGACACAACCTGAAGCCACTGGCTCTGGAATCCTTCATCGGTGGCTTGGCCGAGGTGCGCGGTGATTTCGAGCCCGTCATTTCGCTGGCTCTGGAGCATGCCAAACGAGAGGCGGACGCCATTTGCGCGGAGCTGCAGATATCGCAGG ATCCCAATGGCTGGTCGCCCGCCCAAGTACACGCATGGCTACGATCCACCTTGGCCCAATTCCGATTGCCACCGGTGGCCGATTTGGAGCTGCACTTCTGCGAAGATGGGGCCGCTCTGACATTACTCAGCGAGGAGGAATTCGTGCGCCGACTACCAGAG AGCGGGAGCACGCTGCACGCCCAGTTGGAGATTTGGAAGATGGCCTACGCCGACCAGCCCCATCAAAATCAGCTGGATCAGccccattcgcattcgcagtCTGCTGCCGCCGATCTCTGGCCAGCCAGCTATGCGATGCCCAATTTGGACCTCGACTACAACGAGGACAGCGAAG ATGACGACGACATGGACGCAGATGCAGTGGTAGTTACACCTCTGACCAGCAGCTCCACTTCGCCGCCCGCCACAGCCACGCCCTCGAACGGCGGTACAGCCACGGCAAAACGCCCGAATGGAGGGAGGACTGGAGGAGGTGGCTCCCACATCCACCTGTGGCAGTTCCTTAAGGAGCTGCTAGCCAATCCCCAAGTAAACGGCACGGCCATCCGGTGGATCGATCGCAGCAAGGGCATCTTCAAGATCGAGGACTCGGTGCGGGTGGCCAAGTTGTGGGGTCGTCGCAAGAACCGGCCAGCGATGAACTACGACAAGCTATCTAGATCCATCAGGCAGTACTACAAGAAGGGCATCATGAAGAAGACAGAGCGGTCGCAGCGGCTGGTCTATCAGTTCTGCCATCCCTACAGGCAGTAA